From the Anaeromyxobacter dehalogenans 2CP-1 genome, the window GCGAAGGTGAGCGCCTCCGCCGACGAGCTCGTCGCCATGGGGATGCTCCGCGAGGGCGACGCGGTGACGCTGTCGCCGGACCGGCTGGTGCACGACGCGAAGCAGAAGGCGCTGGCGCTGGCCGCGAACTTCCGGCCGGGCACGCCCGCGACCGGCCTGCGCGCGCCGGGCCGCGGCGCGGCGGCGAGCATCGCCTCCCAGCTCTGGAACATGCGCATGGGCGGCTTCATCACCGAGTACGAGGAGCGGCTCGGCCGCACCATCGCCGGCGTCATGACCGGCGGCGACGTGCCGGCCGGCACGCTCGTCACCGAGCAGGACCTGCTCGATCTCGAGCGCGAGGCGTTCCTGAAGCTGTGCGGCGAGCGGAAGACGCTCGAGCGCATCCAGCACATGCTGAAGAAGGGCAAGCCGCTCCGGAACTAGCGGTCGAACCGGCGTCGAGCGCGCGAGCGCGAGAGGAGACCTGGAATGAGCGCAGCCTACGTCCTCGCAGCGGTGCGGACCCCCGGGTGCAAGGCGAAGAAGGGGAAGCTGAAGGACGTCCGCCCGGACGACCTGGCCGCCGTCGCCATCCGCGCGCTGCTGGCGCGGACCGGCGTCGACCCGGGGCAGGTGGAGGACGTGATCCTCGGGTGCGCGTTCCCCGAGGGCGAGCAGGGCATGAACCTCGGGCGCGTCGCGGCGCTCCGGGCCGGGCTGCCGGTGGGCGTGCCGGGCCAGACGGTGAATCGCTTCTGCGCCTCGGGGCTGCAGACCATCGCCACCGCCGCCGAGCGGATCATGGCCGGCCAGGCCGACTGCATCGTGGCGGGCGGGGCCGAGAGCATGAGCCTCGTGCCCATGGGCGGCTCGCACTTCAGCGCGAACCCGGCGCTGGTCGCCTCCTGGCCGGAGTCGTTCGCGGCCATGGGCATCACCGCCGAGCTGGTGGCGGCGCGCGACCAGGTGAGCCGCGAGGACCAGGACGCGTTCGCGGTGCAGAGCCACGCGCGCGCCGCCCGGGCGCAGGCGGAGGGTCTGTTCGCCGACGAGCTCGTCCCCGTCGAGGTGGAGCAGGTCACGCTCGAGAAGGGAAAGCCGGCGCGCCGCACCGAGCAGGTCACGGCCGACGACGGCGTGCGCCCGGGCACGAGCCTGGAGGCGCTCGCAAAGCTGAAGCCGGCGTTCAAGATCGACGGCACCGTCACCGCCGGCAACGCGTCCCAGACCACCGACGGCGCCGCGGCCGCGCTGGTGGTCTCCGAGGCGTTCCTCACCCGCACCGGCCTCGCGCCGCTGGCGCGCTTCGTCTCCTACGCGGTGCGCGGCGTGCCGCCGGAGATCATGGGCATCGGCCCGGTCGAGGCCATCCCGGCGGCGCTGAAGCGCGCCGGCCTGCGCGTCGAGGACGTCGGGCAGATCGAGCTGAACGAGGCGTTCGCGGCGCAGTCGCTCGCCTGCGTGCGCGCGCTCGGGCTCGATCCGGAGAAGGTGAACCCCACCGGCGGCGCCATCGCGCTCGGGCACCCGCTCGGCTGCACCGGCGCGAAGCTCACCGCCACGCTGCTGCACGGCATGCGGCGGACCGGCGCGCGGCACGGCATCGTGTCGATGTGCGTGGGCGGCGGAATGGGCGCGGCGGCGGTGTTCGAGCGCGCCTGAGGGCGCGCGGGCGGCTCACGGAAGGCGACGAGGAGGAGCGACCATGGCCAGGCTGTTGAAGGGGGCGGAGTACCTGATCTCCGAGGCGACGAAGGACGACGTCTTCACCCCGGAGGACTTCACCGAGGAGCAGCGCCAGATCGCCGAGACCGCGGAGCAGTTCGCCGAGTCGGAGGCGCTCCCGGCCGAGCACGCGCTCGAGCAGCACGAGCCGGGCGTGGCCGCGGCGCTCATGCGCAAGGCGGGCGACGCGGGCCTGCTCATGATCGACGCTCCGGAGGCCTACGGCGGCCTGGCGCTCGACAAGGCCACCAGCATGCTGGCCGCCGAGCGGATGGGCACGGGCGGCGCGTTCTCGGTCTCCTACGCGGCGCACACCGGCATCGGCACGCTCCCGCTCGTCTACTACGGGACCGACGCGCAGAAGGACCGCTACCTCACGAAGCTGGTGACCGGCGAGTGGGCCGCCGCGTACTGCCTCACCGAGCCGGAGGCGGGGAGCGACGCCATGGGCGGGAAGGCCACCGCCACGCTCTCGCCGGACGGGAAGCACTACCTCCTCGACGGCACCAAGCAGTTCATCACCAACGGCAGCTTCGCGAACCTGTTCACGGTGTTCGCGAAGGTGGACCGCAAGCACTTCACCGCCTTCCTGGTGGAGCGCACCTTCCCCGGCGTGACCGTGGGGCCCGAGGAGAAGAAGCTCGGCATCAAGGGCTCCTCCACCACCTCGGTGATCTTCGAGAGCGCGAAGGTGCCGGTCGAGAACGTGCTCGGCGAGATCGGCAAGGGGCACAAGATCGCGTTCAACGTGCTGAACGTGGGCCGCTTCAAGCTGGGCGCGGCGGTCACCGGCGCGGCGAAGCTCGCGCTCGCCACCGGCGCCGCCTACGCGAACGCCCGCAAGCAGTTCGGCACGCCCATCGCCCGCTTCGGCGCGATCCGCGAGAAGCTCGCCGACCAGGCCGCCGCCGTCTACGCCTCGGAGTCGCTCATCTACCGCCTGGCCGGGCTCATCGACGACCGGCTCGCCACGATCCCCGCCGACCAGCCCGGCTACTACGAGGCCTACCAGCAGGGCATCGAGGAGTACGCGATCGAGTGCGCCATCGCGAAGGTGTTCTGCAGCGAGGTGCTCGCCGACGTGGTGGACGAGGTGGTGCAGATCCACGGCGGCTACGGCTTCATCCAGGAGTACCCGGCCGAGAAGTACTACCGCGACGAGCGCATCAACCGGATCTTCGAGGGCACGAACGAGATCAACCGGCTGCTGGTGCCGGGCACCATCCTGCGCCGCGCGCTGAAGGGTGAGCTGCCGCTGCAGCGCGAGGTCATGAAGGCGATGGACGCCCTCATGAACCCGTCGCTCGACGAGGCCGATCCGGCGGTGCCGTTCGCGGCCGAGAAGGCCACCGTGGCCAACCTGAAGCGCGCGTTCCTGGTGGTGGCCGGCGCGGCGGTGCAGAAGTACGGCGAGGCGCTGAAGGACGAGCAGGAGGTGCTGCTCGCGCTCGCCGACGTCGCCATCCAGGCGTTCGCGGCGGAGAGCGTGGTGCTCCGCGCCGAGAAGACCGCGTCCACGCAGCCCGAGGCGCGCCGCGCGCTCGCCGCCGCCGCGGTGAAGGTCCACACCTTCGCCGCGGCCGAGAAGGCCGCCACCGCCGCCCGCCGCGCCGCGTTCTACGTGGGCGAGGGCGACACGCTCACCATCCTGCTCGGCGGCATCCGCCGCTTCTCCAAGTACGACGCCGCCGGCCTGCTCCAGGCGAAGCGGCGCCTGGCGGACGCGGTGCTGGAGAGCGAGCGATATCCGTTCTGATCTCACGAGGGCTGCGCCCTCGCCCCGCCGCCCTGCGCTTGCCGAAGGGCGGCGGGGCCCCGCTCCTGCTGCGCGGGCCGGTGACCTCGCGCGCCCGCCTCCGCGGGCGGGCGCGAGGTCCCCGCGGGCGCGCCTGGCGGCGCGCTGAGCCGTGACCTCGTCCGGCGGGTTCGGGGCTGCGCGGCGCGCCGGCGCGGGCTACGCTTCGGCGCGCCGGGCCCGCGACGGCCCGGGGAAGGGCACCCGGTGGACGACCAGCAGCGGCGGATCGCGGAGGGCGTGGCGCTCCTGCGCGCGCGCTTCGGCGAGAAGATGAAGGCCACGCCCTCCCTCGCGGACGCGAGCCCGCAGGGCGACGGGCCGGCGAACCGGCACGGCATGCCGAAGGAGCCGCCCGGCCAGAACGTGTTCGAGAAGCACGAGTGGCCGGTGATGGACCTCGGCACCGGCACGCCCGACCTCGCGCCCGAGCGCTGGCGGCTCGTGGTGGACGGCGCGGTCGAGACGCCGCTCGAGCTCTCCTACGCCGGCCTGCTGGCGCTCCCGCAGGTGGACGAGGAGGCCGAC encodes:
- a CDS encoding thiolase family protein, whose product is MSAAYVLAAVRTPGCKAKKGKLKDVRPDDLAAVAIRALLARTGVDPGQVEDVILGCAFPEGEQGMNLGRVAALRAGLPVGVPGQTVNRFCASGLQTIATAAERIMAGQADCIVAGGAESMSLVPMGGSHFSANPALVASWPESFAAMGITAELVAARDQVSREDQDAFAVQSHARAARAQAEGLFADELVPVEVEQVTLEKGKPARRTEQVTADDGVRPGTSLEALAKLKPAFKIDGTVTAGNASQTTDGAAAALVVSEAFLTRTGLAPLARFVSYAVRGVPPEIMGIGPVEAIPAALKRAGLRVEDVGQIELNEAFAAQSLACVRALGLDPEKVNPTGGAIALGHPLGCTGAKLTATLLHGMRRTGARHGIVSMCVGGGMGAAAVFERA
- a CDS encoding acyl-CoA dehydrogenase family protein translates to MARLLKGAEYLISEATKDDVFTPEDFTEEQRQIAETAEQFAESEALPAEHALEQHEPGVAAALMRKAGDAGLLMIDAPEAYGGLALDKATSMLAAERMGTGGAFSVSYAAHTGIGTLPLVYYGTDAQKDRYLTKLVTGEWAAAYCLTEPEAGSDAMGGKATATLSPDGKHYLLDGTKQFITNGSFANLFTVFAKVDRKHFTAFLVERTFPGVTVGPEEKKLGIKGSSTTSVIFESAKVPVENVLGEIGKGHKIAFNVLNVGRFKLGAAVTGAAKLALATGAAYANARKQFGTPIARFGAIREKLADQAAAVYASESLIYRLAGLIDDRLATIPADQPGYYEAYQQGIEEYAIECAIAKVFCSEVLADVVDEVVQIHGGYGFIQEYPAEKYYRDERINRIFEGTNEINRLLVPGTILRRALKGELPLQREVMKAMDALMNPSLDEADPAVPFAAEKATVANLKRAFLVVAGAAVQKYGEALKDEQEVLLALADVAIQAFAAESVVLRAEKTASTQPEARRALAAAAVKVHTFAAAEKAATAARRAAFYVGEGDTLTILLGGIRRFSKYDAAGLLQAKRRLADAVLESERYPF